One stretch of Schlesneria sp. DSM 10557 DNA includes these proteins:
- a CDS encoding transposase, which produces MESREGIKARKHLSTNGLIRVVQERFSFVKDPRRGLVEIPLSDALMSAFAMFSLKCPSLLAFEEERKNPNIRRFYHIGRTPSDTRMREILDGVAPEEIRPAFADVFRCVQRGKILERFAYWKNCYLLACDGTGYFSSDKVHCTSCLEKHSQSGRITYSHAAVAAVIVHPDIREVIPLCPEPIIRQDGTEKNDCERNASRRLLSHVRKDHPHLGFIVTEDGLASNGPHIQDLRAHDMHFILGAKPGDHAFLFERATQAIDDGTAITWQTDDPDKSERKSYTAVAQLPLNAAHPDLMVNFVSCTVEKGKKSTTFSWVTDLPVEPREMMLPLIERGGRARWRIENETFNTLKNQDYHFEHNYGHGFKHLSTVLMMLMMLAFLVDQTSQLACPLFRAASAAMKSKRALWERLRALFFTAPFEDMEQLYRRIIRGFEDFPAPVNSS; this is translated from the coding sequence ATGGAATCGCGAGAAGGCATTAAGGCGCGGAAGCATTTGTCGACAAACGGGCTGATCCGTGTGGTTCAAGAGAGATTCTCTTTCGTGAAGGATCCACGACGGGGGCTCGTCGAGATTCCTCTGTCGGATGCGTTGATGTCGGCGTTCGCGATGTTCTCCCTGAAATGCCCGTCCTTGCTGGCGTTTGAAGAAGAACGTAAGAACCCCAACATCAGGCGGTTCTATCACATTGGACGTACTCCGAGTGACACCCGGATGCGGGAAATTCTGGATGGCGTCGCCCCCGAGGAAATTCGCCCTGCGTTCGCGGATGTGTTTCGCTGCGTGCAACGGGGTAAGATTCTGGAACGGTTTGCCTATTGGAAGAATTGCTATCTGCTCGCGTGCGATGGGACAGGCTATTTCTCGTCCGACAAGGTCCATTGCACATCGTGCCTGGAGAAGCACTCGCAGTCGGGCCGGATCACCTATTCGCATGCGGCCGTGGCAGCGGTGATCGTCCATCCCGACATTCGTGAAGTGATCCCGCTGTGCCCGGAACCGATCATTCGCCAGGATGGCACGGAGAAGAATGACTGTGAACGGAACGCTTCGCGACGTCTCTTGAGTCACGTTCGAAAAGACCATCCGCACCTGGGATTCATCGTCACAGAAGATGGGTTGGCCTCGAATGGACCGCACATTCAGGACCTGCGTGCTCATGACATGCATTTTATTCTGGGGGCCAAGCCGGGGGACCACGCGTTTTTGTTTGAGCGAGCAACACAAGCCATTGATGACGGGACTGCGATCACGTGGCAAACGGATGACCCCGACAAGAGTGAGCGAAAGAGTTACACCGCCGTGGCGCAACTCCCGCTGAACGCGGCCCACCCGGACCTGATGGTCAATTTTGTCTCGTGCACCGTCGAAAAGGGGAAGAAATCGACCACATTCAGTTGGGTGACGGACCTGCCCGTCGAACCCAGGGAAATGATGCTCCCACTGATCGAGCGAGGAGGTCGCGCCCGGTGGCGGATTGAGAACGAAACGTTCAACACACTCAAGAATCAGGACTACCATTTTGAGCACAACTACGGGCATGGATTCAAGCATCTGTCCACCGTCCTGATGATGTTGATGATGCTGGCGTTTCTGGTGGATCAGACATCGCAACTGGCTTGTCCGCTGTTCCGTGCCGCCTCTGCAGCGATGAAAAGCAAGCGGGCTTTATGGGAACGACTGCGAGCCCTCTTCTTTACCGCTCCCTTTGAAGACATGGAGCAGCTCTACCGAAGAATCATTCGAGGCTTCGA